One genomic region from Balaenoptera musculus isolate JJ_BM4_2016_0621 chromosome X, mBalMus1.pri.v3, whole genome shotgun sequence encodes:
- the DUSP9 gene encoding dual specificity protein phosphatase 9: MEGLGRSCLWLRRELSPPRPRLLLLDCRSRELYESARIGGALSVALPALLLRRLRRGSLSVRALLPGPPLQPPPPAPVLLYDQGGGRHRRGEAEAEAEEWEAESVLGTLLQKLREEGYLAYYLQGGFSRFQAECPHLCETSLDSRGGPSTAPVPSPVVGLGGLCLGSDCSDAESEPDRDSMSCGLDSDGATPPPAGLLPSFPVQILPNLYLGSARDSANVESLAKLGIRYILNVTPNLPNLFEKNGDFHYKQIPISDHWSQNLSQFFPEAIAFIDEALSQNCGVLVHCLAGVSRSVTVTVAYLMQKLHLSLNDAYDLVKRKKSNISPNFNFMGQLLDFERTLRLEERRARDGGSGGQESAASDPPSFFTTPTSDGVFELDAT, from the exons ATGGAGGGTCTGGGCCGCTCGTGCCTGTGGCTGCGCCGGGAGCTGTCGCCCCCGCGGCCGCGGCTGCTGCTCCTGGACTGCCGCAGCCGCGAGCTGTACGAGTCGGCGCGCATCGGCGGGGCGCTGAGCGTGGCCCTGCCCGCGCTGCTGCTGCGCCGCCTGCGGCGGGGGAGCCTGTCGGTGCGCGCGCTCCTGCCTGGGCCGCCGCTGCagccgcccccgcccgccccggtgctCCTGTACGACCAGGGCGGGGGCCGGCACCGGCGCGGGGAGGCCGAGGCCGAGGCCGAGGAGTGGGAGGCCGAGTCGGTGCTGGGCACCCTGCTCCAGAAGCTGCGGGAGGAAGGCTACCTGGCCTACTACCTACAGG GTGGCTTCAGCAGATTCCAGGCCGAGTGCCCTCACCTATGTGAGACCAGCCTTGACAGCCGTGGGGGCCCAAGCACAGCCCCGGTGCCCAGCCCAGTGGTGGGGCTGGGCGGCCTGTGCCTGGGCTCCGACTGCTCCGACGCGGAATCCGAGCCCGACCGTGACTCCATGAGCTGCGGCCTGGATTCGGACGGTGCCACGCCCCCCCCAGCAGGGCTGCTGCCGTCCTTCCCCGTCCAGATCCTGCCCAACCTCTACCTGGGCAGTGCCCGGGATTCGGCCAACGTGGAGAGCTTGGCCAAGCTGGGCATCCGCTACATCCTCAATGTCACCCCAAACCTGCCTAACCTCTTCGAGAAGAACGGCGACTTTCACTACAAGCAGATCCCCATCTCGGACCACTGGAGCCAGAACTTGTCCCAGTTCTTTCCGGAGGCCATCGCGTTCATCG ATGAGGCCTTGTCCCAGAACTGCGGGGTGCTCGTTCACTGCCTGGCGGGCGTCAGCCGCTCCGTCACCGTCACCGTGGCCTACCTCATGCAGAAGCTCCACCTCTCGCTCAACGACGCCTACGACCTGGTCAAGCGGAAGAAGTCCAACATCTCGCCCAATTTCAACTTCATGGGGCAGCTGCTGGACTTCGAGCGCACCCTGCGGCTGGAGGAGCGGCGCGCCCGGGATGGGGGCAGCGGCGGGCAGGAGTCGGCCGCCTCCGACCCGCCCTCCTTCTTCACCACGCCGACCAGCGATGGCGTCTTTGAGCTGGACGCCACATAG
- the PNCK gene encoding calcium/calmodulin-dependent protein kinase type 1B isoform X1, with translation MLLLKKQTEDISSVYEIREKLGSGAFSEVVLAQERGSSHLVALKCIPKKALRGKEALVENEIAVLRRVSHPNIVALEDVHESPSHLYLAMELVTGGELFDRIMERGSYTEKDASHLVGQVLGAVSYLHSLGIVHRDLKPENLLYATPFEDSKIMVSDFGLSKIQAGNMLGTACGTPGYVAPELLEQKPYGKAVDVWALGVISYILLCGYPPFYDESDPELFSQILRASYEFDSPFWDDISESAKDFIRHLLERDPQKRFTCQQALQHLWISGDTAFDKDILGSVSEQIQKNFARTHWKAERTDPQIPFQWTLSVPPTSPSRPGAPLRESLSPVGVVRGAGVGAGGARPQTSLPCRCHTPSRNQEARGLSFPCHSVLC, from the exons ATGCTGCTGCTCAAGAAACAGACGGAGGACATCAGCAGCGTCTATGAGATCCGGGAGAAGCTCGGctc GGGCGCTTTCTCCGAGGTGGTGCTGGCCCAGGAGCGGGGCTCCTCACACCTTGTCGCCCTCAAGTGCATCCCCAAGAAGGCCCTTCGAGGCAAGGAGGCCCTGGTGGAGAACGAGATCGCGGTGCTCCGCAG GGTCAGCCACCCCAACATCGTGGCTCTGGAGGACGTCCACGAGAGCCCTTCCCATCTCTATCTGGCCATGGAGCT GGTGACGGGGGGCGAGCTGTTCGATCGCATCATGGAGCGCGGCTCCTACACGGAGAAGGACGCCAGCCACCTGGTGGGCCAGGTCCTTGGTGCCGTCTCCTACCTGCACAGCCTGGGCATCGTGCACCGAGACCTCAAG CCTGAAAACCTCCTCTATGCCACGCCCTTCGAGGACTCCAAGATCATGGTCTCTGACTTTGGCCTCTCCAAAATCCAGGCTGGCAACATGCTAGGCACCGCCTGTGGGACCCCGGGCTATGTGG CCCCGGAGCTCTTGGAGCAGAAACCCTACGGGAAGGCCGTAGATGTGTGGGCCCTGGGTGTCATCTCCTACATCCT GCTGTGTGGGTACCCCCCCTTCTACGATGAGAGCGACCCCGAACTCTTCAGCCAGATCCTGAGGGCCAGCTACGAGTTTGACTCTCCCTTTTGGGATGACATCTCAGAATCAG CCAAAGACTTCATCCGGCACCTTCTGGAGCGAGATCCCCAGAAAAGGTTCACCTGCCAGCAGGCCTTACAGCATCTTTG GATCTCCGGGGATACAGCCTTTGACAAGGACATCCTGGGCTCAGTCAGTGAGCAGATCCAGAAGAATTTTGCCCGGACCCACTGGAAG GCTGAGCGCACGGACCCCCAGATTCCCTTCCAATGGACCCTTTCagtcccccccacctccccctcccgccccggGGCACCTCTGCGGGAGAGCTTGAGCCCTGTGGGTGTGGTGCGGGGCGCTGGGGTGGGCGCTGGTGGGGCGCGTCCACAGACTTCCCTCCCCTGTCGCTGCCACACCCCCTCTAGAAACCAAGAGGCCCGGGGGCTGTCCTTCCCGTGCCATTCTGTGCTTTGCTGA
- the PNCK gene encoding calcium/calmodulin-dependent protein kinase type 1B isoform X2, producing the protein MLLLKKQTEDISSVYEIREKLGSGAFSEVVLAQERGSSHLVALKCIPKKALRGKEALVENEIAVLRRVTGGELFDRIMERGSYTEKDASHLVGQVLGAVSYLHSLGIVHRDLKPENLLYATPFEDSKIMVSDFGLSKIQAGNMLGTACGTPGYVAPELLEQKPYGKAVDVWALGVISYILLCGYPPFYDESDPELFSQILRASYEFDSPFWDDISESAKDFIRHLLERDPQKRFTCQQALQHLWISGDTAFDKDILGSVSEQIQKNFARTHWKAERTDPQIPFQWTLSVPPTSPSRPGAPLRESLSPVGVVRGAGVGAGGARPQTSLPCRCHTPSRNQEARGLSFPCHSVLC; encoded by the exons ATGCTGCTGCTCAAGAAACAGACGGAGGACATCAGCAGCGTCTATGAGATCCGGGAGAAGCTCGGctc GGGCGCTTTCTCCGAGGTGGTGCTGGCCCAGGAGCGGGGCTCCTCACACCTTGTCGCCCTCAAGTGCATCCCCAAGAAGGCCCTTCGAGGCAAGGAGGCCCTGGTGGAGAACGAGATCGCGGTGCTCCGCAG GGTGACGGGGGGCGAGCTGTTCGATCGCATCATGGAGCGCGGCTCCTACACGGAGAAGGACGCCAGCCACCTGGTGGGCCAGGTCCTTGGTGCCGTCTCCTACCTGCACAGCCTGGGCATCGTGCACCGAGACCTCAAG CCTGAAAACCTCCTCTATGCCACGCCCTTCGAGGACTCCAAGATCATGGTCTCTGACTTTGGCCTCTCCAAAATCCAGGCTGGCAACATGCTAGGCACCGCCTGTGGGACCCCGGGCTATGTGG CCCCGGAGCTCTTGGAGCAGAAACCCTACGGGAAGGCCGTAGATGTGTGGGCCCTGGGTGTCATCTCCTACATCCT GCTGTGTGGGTACCCCCCCTTCTACGATGAGAGCGACCCCGAACTCTTCAGCCAGATCCTGAGGGCCAGCTACGAGTTTGACTCTCCCTTTTGGGATGACATCTCAGAATCAG CCAAAGACTTCATCCGGCACCTTCTGGAGCGAGATCCCCAGAAAAGGTTCACCTGCCAGCAGGCCTTACAGCATCTTTG GATCTCCGGGGATACAGCCTTTGACAAGGACATCCTGGGCTCAGTCAGTGAGCAGATCCAGAAGAATTTTGCCCGGACCCACTGGAAG GCTGAGCGCACGGACCCCCAGATTCCCTTCCAATGGACCCTTTCagtcccccccacctccccctcccgccccggGGCACCTCTGCGGGAGAGCTTGAGCCCTGTGGGTGTGGTGCGGGGCGCTGGGGTGGGCGCTGGTGGGGCGCGTCCACAGACTTCCCTCCCCTGTCGCTGCCACACCCCCTCTAGAAACCAAGAGGCCCGGGGGCTGTCCTTCCCGTGCCATTCTGTGCTTTGCTGA
- the PNCK gene encoding calcium/calmodulin-dependent protein kinase type 1B isoform X3: MLLLKKQTEDISSVYEIREKLGSGAFSEVVLAQERGSSHLVALKCIPKKALRGKEALVENEIAVLRRVSHPNIVALEDVHESPSHLYLAMELVTGGELFDRIMERGSYTEKDASHLVGQVLGAVSYLHSLGIVHRDLKPENLLYATPFEDSKIMVSDFGLSKIQAGNMLGTACGTPGYVAPELLEQKPYGKAVDVWALGVISYILLCGYPPFYDESDPELFSQILRASYEFDSPFWDDISESAKDFIRHLLERDPQKRFTCQQALQHLWISGDTAFDKDILGSVSEQIQKNFARTHWKRAFNATSFLRHIRKLGQSPEGEEASGRRVMSHSHPGLHTGQPPKW; the protein is encoded by the exons ATGCTGCTGCTCAAGAAACAGACGGAGGACATCAGCAGCGTCTATGAGATCCGGGAGAAGCTCGGctc GGGCGCTTTCTCCGAGGTGGTGCTGGCCCAGGAGCGGGGCTCCTCACACCTTGTCGCCCTCAAGTGCATCCCCAAGAAGGCCCTTCGAGGCAAGGAGGCCCTGGTGGAGAACGAGATCGCGGTGCTCCGCAG GGTCAGCCACCCCAACATCGTGGCTCTGGAGGACGTCCACGAGAGCCCTTCCCATCTCTATCTGGCCATGGAGCT GGTGACGGGGGGCGAGCTGTTCGATCGCATCATGGAGCGCGGCTCCTACACGGAGAAGGACGCCAGCCACCTGGTGGGCCAGGTCCTTGGTGCCGTCTCCTACCTGCACAGCCTGGGCATCGTGCACCGAGACCTCAAG CCTGAAAACCTCCTCTATGCCACGCCCTTCGAGGACTCCAAGATCATGGTCTCTGACTTTGGCCTCTCCAAAATCCAGGCTGGCAACATGCTAGGCACCGCCTGTGGGACCCCGGGCTATGTGG CCCCGGAGCTCTTGGAGCAGAAACCCTACGGGAAGGCCGTAGATGTGTGGGCCCTGGGTGTCATCTCCTACATCCT GCTGTGTGGGTACCCCCCCTTCTACGATGAGAGCGACCCCGAACTCTTCAGCCAGATCCTGAGGGCCAGCTACGAGTTTGACTCTCCCTTTTGGGATGACATCTCAGAATCAG CCAAAGACTTCATCCGGCACCTTCTGGAGCGAGATCCCCAGAAAAGGTTCACCTGCCAGCAGGCCTTACAGCATCTTTG GATCTCCGGGGATACAGCCTTTGACAAGGACATCCTGGGCTCAGTCAGTGAGCAGATCCAGAAGAATTTTGCCCGGACCCACTGGAAG CGAGCGTTCAATGCCACCTCCTTCCTGCGCCACATCCGCAAACTAGGGCAGAGCCCGGAGGGTGAGGAGGCCTCGGGACGGAGGGtgatgagccacagccacccgGGCCTCCACACTGGCCAGCCCCCCAAGTGGTGA